The Betta splendens chromosome 4, fBetSpl5.4, whole genome shotgun sequence genome contains a region encoding:
- the LOC114853893 gene encoding NLR family CARD domain-containing protein 3-like isoform X1: MNQCEHREEGASPSNNMTGPCGDPESQSKSQMQRQRSDSSGPSRVCEWSMIQSIYFKDEQPADGRDDEESSEVPRDQSARQHQPDLDSVFLLLEENIVTFVKIELKKIKSVLRADYPECLESQKDEEQESFLKITLNFLRRMKQEELAERLHNKTDAAVCRCKHKSNLKQKFQCVFEGIAKAGNPTPLNQIYTELYITEGGTGEVNNEHEVRQIETASRKPVRAETSIRPKDLFKDSAGRDGATKTVMTKGVAGIGKTVLTQKFTLDWAEYKANQDTDFTFPFTFRELNVLKEQKFSLVELVHHFFTDTKEAGICRLDQFQVVFILDGLDECRLPLDFNNTKTLTDVTESTSVDVLLTNLIRGNLLPSARLWITTRPAAANQIPPGCVDLVTEVRGFTDPQKDEYFRKRFTDEQQATTIISHIKTSRSLHIMCHIPVFCWITATVLEDVLKTRQRPKLPKTLTEMYIHFLVVQTKVKNIKYDGRAETDPHWNKKSRKVIESLGKLAFEQLQKGNLIFYESDLTECGIDIRAASIYSGVFTQIFIEQRGLYQDKVFCFVHLSVQEFLGALHVHLTFIKSGVNLMSQQPKSPWSKLIRLELNQLHQSAVDKALQSPNGHLDLFLRFLLGLSLQTNQMLLQGLMTQTKNSSQTSHNTVQYIKKRVSETLSAERSINLFHCLNELNDDSLVEEIQQNLRSGRLSTDKLSPAQWLALVFILLSSEGDLGVFDLSKYSASDEALLRLLPVVKASNRALLGGCNLSDRSCEALSSVLSSPSSSLTELDLSHNYLQDAGVLQLSAALDRLETLKLGGCNLSERSCEALASVLSSQASRLRELDLSNNDLQDSGVKLLSAGLEKQDCRLEALSLSGCMITGEGCASLASALSSNPSHLKELDLSYNHPGDSGMKPLLVGLEDPHWRLETLRLDCCGLQMMKPGLRKWVCELELDPHTVNTKLQLSHNNRKVTRVKKAQPYLDQAVRFDVWPQLLCGDALTGRCYWEVEWRGNVDVSVSYRGIGRKGDSYDCLFGGNAQSWCLNCFSGHYVAWHNNRARSLPSPSVSNRVSVLVDCSAGTLSFYCVSSDKLIHLHTFSTTFTEPLYPGFRITSGSVTLCSVKV, translated from the exons ATGAATCAGTgtgagcacagagaggagggggCTTCTCCCTCTAACAACATGACAGGACCATGTGGGGATCCTGAGAGCCAGAGCAAGTCTCA GATGCAGAGGCAGAGATCAGATTCTTCTGGACCCAGCAGGGTCTGTGAATGGTCTATGATTCAATCTATTTACTTCAAAGATGAACAACCTGCTGATGGAAG AGATGATGAagagagctcagaggttcccagagATCAGTCTGCCAGGCAGCATCAACCAgacctggactctgtgtttctg ctgctggaggagaacatTGTCACCTTTGTGAAGATTGAGCTGAAGAAGATCAAAAGCGTCCTGAGagcagattacccagaatgcttagagagtcagaaggatgaggagcaggagtcatTTCTGAAGATCACGCTGAACTTCCTCAGGAGAATGAAGCAGGAAGAGCTGGCTGAGCGACTGCACAACAA aACTGATGCTGCAGTGTGTCGATGTAAACACAAGTCtaacctgaagcagaagttccagtgtgtgtttgaaggcatcgctaaagcaggaaacccaacccctctgaaccagatctacacagagctctacatcacagagggagggactggagaggtcaacaatgaacatgaggtcagacagattgaaacagcctccaggaaaccagtcagagcagaaacaagcatcagacctAAGGACCTCTTTAAAgactcagctggaagagatggagccaccaaaacagtgatgacaaagggagtggctggcattgggaaaacagtcctaacacagaagttcactctggactgggctgaatacaaagccaaccaggacacagacttcacatttccatttacattcagagagctgaatgtgctgaaagagcaaaagttcagcttggtggaacttgttcatcacttcttcactgacACTAAAgaagcaggaatctgcaggCTTGACcagttccaggttgttttcatcttggacggtctggatgagtgtcgacttcccctggacttcaacaatactaaaaccctgactgatgtcacagagtccacctcagtggatgtgctgctgacaaacctgatcagggggaacctgcttccctctgctcgcctctggatcaccacacgacccgcagcagccaatcagatccctcctggctgtgttgacctggtgacagaggtcagagggttcactgacccacagaaggacgagtacttcaggaagaggttcacagatgagcagcaggccacaacaatcatctcccacatcaagacgtcacggagcctccacatcatgtgccacatcccagtcttctgctggatcactgctacggttctggaggatgtgttgaaaaccagacagagaccaaagttgcccaagaccctgactgagatgtacatccacttcctggtggttcagaccaaagtgaagaacatcaagtatgatggaagagctgagacagatccacactggaataaaaagagcaggaaggtgattgagtctctgggaaaactggcttttgagcagctgcagaaaggaaacctgatcttctatgagtcagacctgacagaatgtggcatcgatatcagagcagcctcaatttactcaggagtgttcacacagatctttatagagcagagaggactgtaccaggacaaggtgttctgcttcgtccatctgagtgttcaggagtttctgggcgctcttcatgtccatctgaccttcattaAGTCTGGAGTCAACCTGATGTCACAACAACCAAAATCCCCGTGGTCTAAACTGATTAGACTTGAGCTAAACCAACTCCATCAAAgtgctgtggacaaggctttaCAGAGTCCAAAcggacacctggacctgttccttCGCTTCCTCCTCGGTCTTTCGCTGCAGACCAATCAGATGCTCCTACAAGGCCTAATGACCCAGACAAAAAACAGCTCACAGACCAGTCATAACACAGTCCAGTACATCAAGAAGAGGGTGAGTGAGACTCTGTCTGCAGAGAGAAGCatcaacctgttccactgtctgaatgaactgaatgatgaTTCTCTAGTGGAGGAGATTCAACAGAACCTCAGATCAGGACGTCTCTCCACtgataaactgtctcctgctcagtgGTTGGCTCTGGTCTTCATCTTACTGTCATCAGAAGGAGATCTGGGCGTGTTTGACCTGAGCAAATACTCTGCTTCAGATGAGGCCCTTCTGAGGCTGCTGCCTGTGGTTAAAGCCTCCAACAGAGCTCT ACTCGGTGGATGTAACCTGTCtgacagaagctgtgaagctctgtcctcagttctcagctcccCGTCCTCTagtctgacagaactggacctgagtcacAATTACCTGCAGGATGCAGGGGtccttcagctgtctgctgcACTGGACAGACTGGAAACCCTCAA GCTTGGAGGCTGTAACCtctcagagagaagctgtgaagctctggcCTCTGTTCTCAGCTCCCAGGCCTCTCGTCtaagagaactggacctgagtaacaatgacctgcaggattcaggggTGAAGCTGCTTTCTGCTGGACTAGAAAAACAAGACTGCAGACTGGAAGCTCTCAG TTTGTCAGGTTGTATGATCACAGGTgaaggctgtgcttctctggcctcagctctgagctccaacccctcccatctgaaggagctggacctgagctacaaccatccaggagactcaggaatGAAGCCGCTGCTTGTTGGACTGGAGGATCCTCACTGGAGACTAGAAACTCTCAg GTTGGACTGTTGTGGACTGCAGATGATGAAACCTGGTCTGAggaagt GGGTCTGTGAACTGGAACTGGACCCTCACACCGTCaacacaaagctgcagctgtctcacaacaacaggaaggtgacacgcGTGAAGAAGGCTCAGCCGTATCTCGATCAAGCGGTCAGATTTGACgtgtggcctcagctgctgtgtggagaCGCTCTGACCGGTCGCTGCTACTGGGAGGTCGAGTGGAGAGGAAATGTTGATGtttcagtgagttacagagggaTCGGACGGAAAGGAGACAGTTACGACTGCTTGTTCGGAGGAAACGCTCAGTCCTGGTGTCTGAACTGCTTTAGCGGTCATTACGTCGCCTGGCACAATAACAGGGCCAgatctctcccctctccctccgtctccaaCAGAGTATCGGTGCTGGTGGACTGTTCTGCTGGGACTCTGTCCTTCTActgtgtctcctctgacaaactgatccacctccacaccttcagcaccACGTTCACTGAACCTCTGTATCCTGGGTTCAGGATCACTTCTGGTTCAGTCACTCTGTGTAGTGTGAAGGTGTGA
- the LOC114853893 gene encoding NLR family CARD domain-containing protein 3-like isoform X2 encodes MNQCEHREEGASPSNNMTGPCGDPESQSKSQMQRQRSDSSGPSRVCEWSMIQSIYFKDEQPADGRDDEESSEVPRDQSARQHQPDLDSVFLLLEENIVTFVKIELKKIKSVLRADYPECLESQKDEEQESFLKITLNFLRRMKQEELAERLHNKTDAAVCRCKHKSNLKQKFQCVFEGIAKAGNPTPLNQIYTELYITEGGTGEVNNEHEVRQIETASRKPVRAETSIRPKDLFKDSAGRDGATKTVMTKGVAGIGKTVLTQKFTLDWAEYKANQDTDFTFPFTFRELNVLKEQKFSLVELVHHFFTDTKEAGICRLDQFQVVFILDGLDECRLPLDFNNTKTLTDVTESTSVDVLLTNLIRGNLLPSARLWITTRPAAANQIPPGCVDLVTEVRGFTDPQKDEYFRKRFTDEQQATTIISHIKTSRSLHIMCHIPVFCWITATVLEDVLKTRQRPKLPKTLTEMYIHFLVVQTKVKNIKYDGRAETDPHWNKKSRKVIESLGKLAFEQLQKGNLIFYESDLTECGIDIRAASIYSGVFTQIFIEQRGLYQDKVFCFVHLSVQEFLGALHVHLTFIKSGVNLMSQQPKSPWSKLIRLELNQLHQSAVDKALQSPNGHLDLFLRFLLGLSLQTNQMLLQGLMTQTKNSSQTSHNTVQYIKKRVSETLSAERSINLFHCLNELNDDSLVEEIQQNLRSGRLSTDKLSPAQWLALVFILLSSEGDLGVFDLSKYSASDEALLRLLPVVKASNRALLGGCNLSDRSCEALSSVLSSPSSSLTELDLSHNYLQDAGVLQLSAALDRLETLKLGGCNLSERSCEALASVLSSQASRLRELDLSNNDLQDSGVKLLSAGLEKQDCRLEALSLSGCMITGEGCASLASALSSNPSHLKELDLSYNHPGDCCGLQMMKPGLRKWVCELELDPHTVNTKLQLSHNNRKVTRVKKAQPYLDQAVRFDVWPQLLCGDALTGRCYWEVEWRGNVDVSVSYRGIGRKGDSYDCLFGGNAQSWCLNCFSGHYVAWHNNRARSLPSPSVSNRVSVLVDCSAGTLSFYCVSSDKLIHLHTFSTTFTEPLYPGFRITSGSVTLCSVKV; translated from the exons ATGAATCAGTgtgagcacagagaggagggggCTTCTCCCTCTAACAACATGACAGGACCATGTGGGGATCCTGAGAGCCAGAGCAAGTCTCA GATGCAGAGGCAGAGATCAGATTCTTCTGGACCCAGCAGGGTCTGTGAATGGTCTATGATTCAATCTATTTACTTCAAAGATGAACAACCTGCTGATGGAAG AGATGATGAagagagctcagaggttcccagagATCAGTCTGCCAGGCAGCATCAACCAgacctggactctgtgtttctg ctgctggaggagaacatTGTCACCTTTGTGAAGATTGAGCTGAAGAAGATCAAAAGCGTCCTGAGagcagattacccagaatgcttagagagtcagaaggatgaggagcaggagtcatTTCTGAAGATCACGCTGAACTTCCTCAGGAGAATGAAGCAGGAAGAGCTGGCTGAGCGACTGCACAACAA aACTGATGCTGCAGTGTGTCGATGTAAACACAAGTCtaacctgaagcagaagttccagtgtgtgtttgaaggcatcgctaaagcaggaaacccaacccctctgaaccagatctacacagagctctacatcacagagggagggactggagaggtcaacaatgaacatgaggtcagacagattgaaacagcctccaggaaaccagtcagagcagaaacaagcatcagacctAAGGACCTCTTTAAAgactcagctggaagagatggagccaccaaaacagtgatgacaaagggagtggctggcattgggaaaacagtcctaacacagaagttcactctggactgggctgaatacaaagccaaccaggacacagacttcacatttccatttacattcagagagctgaatgtgctgaaagagcaaaagttcagcttggtggaacttgttcatcacttcttcactgacACTAAAgaagcaggaatctgcaggCTTGACcagttccaggttgttttcatcttggacggtctggatgagtgtcgacttcccctggacttcaacaatactaaaaccctgactgatgtcacagagtccacctcagtggatgtgctgctgacaaacctgatcagggggaacctgcttccctctgctcgcctctggatcaccacacgacccgcagcagccaatcagatccctcctggctgtgttgacctggtgacagaggtcagagggttcactgacccacagaaggacgagtacttcaggaagaggttcacagatgagcagcaggccacaacaatcatctcccacatcaagacgtcacggagcctccacatcatgtgccacatcccagtcttctgctggatcactgctacggttctggaggatgtgttgaaaaccagacagagaccaaagttgcccaagaccctgactgagatgtacatccacttcctggtggttcagaccaaagtgaagaacatcaagtatgatggaagagctgagacagatccacactggaataaaaagagcaggaaggtgattgagtctctgggaaaactggcttttgagcagctgcagaaaggaaacctgatcttctatgagtcagacctgacagaatgtggcatcgatatcagagcagcctcaatttactcaggagtgttcacacagatctttatagagcagagaggactgtaccaggacaaggtgttctgcttcgtccatctgagtgttcaggagtttctgggcgctcttcatgtccatctgaccttcattaAGTCTGGAGTCAACCTGATGTCACAACAACCAAAATCCCCGTGGTCTAAACTGATTAGACTTGAGCTAAACCAACTCCATCAAAgtgctgtggacaaggctttaCAGAGTCCAAAcggacacctggacctgttccttCGCTTCCTCCTCGGTCTTTCGCTGCAGACCAATCAGATGCTCCTACAAGGCCTAATGACCCAGACAAAAAACAGCTCACAGACCAGTCATAACACAGTCCAGTACATCAAGAAGAGGGTGAGTGAGACTCTGTCTGCAGAGAGAAGCatcaacctgttccactgtctgaatgaactgaatgatgaTTCTCTAGTGGAGGAGATTCAACAGAACCTCAGATCAGGACGTCTCTCCACtgataaactgtctcctgctcagtgGTTGGCTCTGGTCTTCATCTTACTGTCATCAGAAGGAGATCTGGGCGTGTTTGACCTGAGCAAATACTCTGCTTCAGATGAGGCCCTTCTGAGGCTGCTGCCTGTGGTTAAAGCCTCCAACAGAGCTCT ACTCGGTGGATGTAACCTGTCtgacagaagctgtgaagctctgtcctcagttctcagctcccCGTCCTCTagtctgacagaactggacctgagtcacAATTACCTGCAGGATGCAGGGGtccttcagctgtctgctgcACTGGACAGACTGGAAACCCTCAA GCTTGGAGGCTGTAACCtctcagagagaagctgtgaagctctggcCTCTGTTCTCAGCTCCCAGGCCTCTCGTCtaagagaactggacctgagtaacaatgacctgcaggattcaggggTGAAGCTGCTTTCTGCTGGACTAGAAAAACAAGACTGCAGACTGGAAGCTCTCAG TTTGTCAGGTTGTATGATCACAGGTgaaggctgtgcttctctggcctcagctctgagctccaacccctcccatctgaaggagctggacctgagctacaaccatccagga GACTGTTGTGGACTGCAGATGATGAAACCTGGTCTGAggaagt GGGTCTGTGAACTGGAACTGGACCCTCACACCGTCaacacaaagctgcagctgtctcacaacaacaggaaggtgacacgcGTGAAGAAGGCTCAGCCGTATCTCGATCAAGCGGTCAGATTTGACgtgtggcctcagctgctgtgtggagaCGCTCTGACCGGTCGCTGCTACTGGGAGGTCGAGTGGAGAGGAAATGTTGATGtttcagtgagttacagagggaTCGGACGGAAAGGAGACAGTTACGACTGCTTGTTCGGAGGAAACGCTCAGTCCTGGTGTCTGAACTGCTTTAGCGGTCATTACGTCGCCTGGCACAATAACAGGGCCAgatctctcccctctccctccgtctccaaCAGAGTATCGGTGCTGGTGGACTGTTCTGCTGGGACTCTGTCCTTCTActgtgtctcctctgacaaactgatccacctccacaccttcagcaccACGTTCACTGAACCTCTGTATCCTGGGTTCAGGATCACTTCTGGTTCAGTCACTCTGTGTAGTGTGAAGGTGTGA
- the LOC129604008 gene encoding holocytochrome c-type synthase — protein sequence MGASGSTPAAPTVRAEAVSPPQGCPMHHEAQPVKVSPPLECPMHQSQPVQASPPSGCPMHRAEAGPAHQERAYEYVECPMNAAADTKSDIDPANMMPPPNQTPAPDQPFQLSVTRQESNIPRHGADKNWVYPSEQMFWNAMLRKGWRWRDDALTAQDMNNIIKIHNQNNEQAWHEILKWEAMHAHECPCGPTLKRFGGKATEYSPRARFRHWMGYELPFDRHDWIVDRCGKEVRYVIDYYEGEVNMDNYQFSILDVRPAVDSLGAIWDRMKVAWWRWTS from the exons ATGGGAGCCTCTGGATCTACACCTGCTGCTCCTACAGTTAGGGCGGAGGCTGTCTCCCCTCCTCAGGGCTGTCCCATGCACCATGAAGCCCAGCCTGTGAAAG TGTCTCCTCCTTTGGAGTGTCCCATGCATCAATCTCAGCCTGTACAAG CATCACCTCCATCAGGATGTCCAATGCACAGAGCAGAAGCAGGTCCGGCTCATCAGGAACGGGCCTATGAGTATGTGGAGTGTCCTATGAACGCTGCAGCAGACACGAAGAGTGATATTGACCCAGCAAATATG ATGCCGCCTCCTAACCAAACCCCAGCTCCAGACCAGCCTTTCCAGCTCTCAGTCACCAGGCAGGAATCCAACATTCCCCGTCATGGTGCAGACAAGAACTGGGTCTACCCATCTGAACAGATGTTTTGGAATGCCATGCTGCGGAAAGG GTGGCGCTGGCGTGATGATGCCCTTACAGCTCAGGACATGAACAACATCATTAAAATCCACAACCAGAACAATGAGCAGGCCTGGCATGAGATCCTCAAATGGGAGGCCATGCATGCACA TGAGTGTCCATGTGGTCCGACCTTGAAGAGGTTTGGTGGGAAAGCCACGGAGTACTCACCCCGGGCTCGCTTCCGACACTGGATGGG GTATGAGCTGCCTTTTGACCGCCACGACTGGATTGTCGACCGCTGTGGTAAGGAGGTGCGCTATGTCATAGACTACTACGAGGGTGAAGTCAACATGGACAACTACCAGTTCTCCATCCTGGATGTACGCCCTGCCGTTGACTCTTTAGGGGCCATCTGGGATCGCATGAAAGTGGCCTGGTGGCGCTGGACCTCCTAA